Genomic segment of Carcharodon carcharias isolate sCarCar2 chromosome 27 unlocalized genomic scaffold, sCarCar2.pri SUPER_27_unloc_1, whole genome shotgun sequence:
ATCACATCAAGATCTCACAGTGTCATtcaattcatcaggacctgaatataaTTGACCTTTGAATGTGGAGAAACGTTTGTCTGTTCTGACTGTGGGGAAAGATTTGAAACATTGGTGTGATTGGAAGAGCACGAAGACAAGCACACCCgagtgtggaaagagctttaagcAGTTACACAGACTGAAAAACCATCACACCGTTCACAACGGGGAGACACCACccatgtgttctgtgtgtggacaagGCACCAATTGATCAACAGACGTGGAGATACACGAGGACACTCGCACCatggagaaactgtggaaaagTGGGGACGGTGGGAAGGGATTCCAAACCACATCTATGCTAGAAACTCATCGACacattcacaccggggagaggccattcacctgccctgtgtgtgggaagggattcactcattccTCACATCTAGTGGCACACCAGATTgctcacaccagggagaggccactcacctgctctgtgtgtgggagaggattcactcagtcatcccacctagtGGCACACCAGATAGCTCACACTAGGGAGAGGCcactcacctgctctgtgtgtgggaagggattcagtaagCCACTACACTTACTGGCACACCAGATAgctcacaccagggagaggctgctcacctgctctgtgtgtgggaaaggattcactcattcGTCCCACCTAGTGGCACACCAggtagttcacaccagggagaagccattcacctgctctgagtgtgggaaagaattcactcagtcatcccacctactggcacaccaggtagttcacactggggagaggctgttcacctgttctgtgtgcgggaagggattcactcagtcatcccacctagtGACACACCAAGTCGCTCACACCAGAGAgaggccattctcctgctctgagtgtgggaagggatttactcagtcTGTGCACCTAGTGGCACACCAGgtagttcacactgaggagaggccgttcacctgctctgtttgtggcaagggattcactcagtcatcccacttaGTGGCACATCAggtagttcacaccagggagaagccattcatctgctctgagtgtgggaagggattcactcagtcatcccacctagtggcacaccaggcagttcacaccagggagaagccattcacctgctccgagtgtgggaagggattcactcattcatcccacctagtggcacaccaggtagttcacaccaaggagaggccattcacctgctctgagtgtgggaagggattcactcagtctgcgcacctagtggcacaccaggtagttcacaccagggagaggcctttcacctgctctgtgtgtgggaagggattcactcaatcaTCCCACCTAGTGGCACACCAGGTTGCTCACACCAAAGAGAGgcctttcacctgctctgagtgtgggaaggcatTCACTCAGTCTACGCACCTAGTGGCACACCAGGTAACTCACAccagggagaagccattcacctgctctgtgtgtgggaagggattcactcagtcatcccacctagtggcacaccaggtcgttcacaccggggagaggccgttcacctgctctgagtgtgggaagggattcactcagtcatcccacctagtggcacaccaggtagttcacaccgtggagaggccgttcacctgctctgagtgcgggaagggattcactcagtctgcGCACCTAGTGACACACCAggtagttcacaccagggagagaccgttcacctgcactgagtgcgggaagggatt
This window contains:
- the LOC121273642 gene encoding gastrula zinc finger protein XlCGF57.1-like, yielding MEKLWKSGDGGKGFQTTSMLETHRHIHTGERPFTCPVCGKGFTHSSHLVAHQIAHTRERPLTCSVCGRGFTQSSHLVAHQIAHTRERPLTCSVCGKGFSKPLHLLAHQIAHTRERLLTCSVCGKGFTHSSHLVAHQVVHTREKPFTCSECGKEFTQSSHLLAHQVVHTGERLFTCSVCGKGFTQSSHLVTHQVAHTRERPFSCSECGKGFTQSVHLVAHQVVHTEERPFTCSVCGKGFTQSSHLVAHQVVHTREKPFICSECGKGFTQSSHLVAHQAVHTREKPFTCSECGKGFTHSSHLVAHQVVHTKERPFTCSECGKGFTQSAHLVAHQVVHTRERPFTCSVCGKGFTQSSHLVAHQVAHTKERPFTCSECGKAFTQSTHLVAHQVTHTREKPFTCSVCGKGFTQSSHLVAHQVVHTGERPFTCSECGKGFTQSSHLVAHQVVHTVERPFTCSECGKGFTQSAHLVTHQVVHTRERPFTCTECGKGFTQSSHLVAHQVVHTGERPFTCSVCGKGFAQLSHLLTHQQVHTGKDHSPALDVGRIHSVVPSADTLASSHWRETLHLLHVWEGIRSSILPADTSTGSHRGEAVCLL